The sequence CAGGATTCGAACCCACGACCCCTTGGTTCGTAGCCAAGTACTCTATCCAACTGAGCTACAGCCGCACGCAGAAACGAGATTATAGCAAACTTGATAAAAAAGGGAAGCACGAAAAGGCAAATTGCTGCATCGTGTTCCTTTGCCCAGCAAGGATGCATGACGGTGCTGAATCACGATGAATAAAGCTTTTGTCAAAGAGTCGAACGAAGAGAGTGACGACGGCCTGGATGCCGCTCAGCCGGAGATGCCGGCGGGCGCGAAAAACTACATTACGCCTGCGGGCTATCGTCGTTTGCGCGATGAATTACTCCATTTGATTGATGAGGCGCGGCCCGAAGTGGTGCGGCTTGTGTCGTGGGCGGCATCGAATGGAGACCGCTCCGAAAATGGCGATTACATCTACGGCAAGCGTCGCTTGCGCGAGATTGACCGGCGCATTCGTTTTTTGACGAAACGTCTTGATCTGGCGGAGGTGGTGGACAGCAGCCGCCAGGAGAATGTCGATCAGGTGTTTTTTGGCGCGAGCGTGGATTACGCAACGCCTGATGGTGCGCTGCATACCGTGAACATCGTGGGCGTCGATGAGATCGACCTTGAGCATGGGCGCGTGAGCTGGATCTCTCCCGTCGCACGTGCGTTATTGAAGGCACGGATTGGCGAGCAGGTGATATTGCATACCCCTGCTGGCCAGCAGTTGATCGAGGTGCTTGAAGTGAGATATCCCGCGCCGGATACGGCTGCCTGATTTAAACGCCTAAAGACTTAAACGCTTAAAGACGCCACCAGGAGACATAGGCGTTAAGACATACAGCACATGGTGACAGCAGCGAGTGCTTATTTACTGCGGCCAAGCAGCGCATGAATCTGCTGGAGAATTCCTTCGCGTTTCCATTTCAGATATTTCGTGTAGCAGGTTTGCTGCGGCGGGAAATGCGGCGGGAGATAAATCCAGCGATCACCACTTTCTTCGATCCAGTAGATTGCGTCCAGTACTGCACGGGAACTGATGATGGGCCGCCCAATGCTTTTGCGTGCATCGGGTGCAGGCAAAAGGTGTTTGATCTTGTCCCATTCCTCATCGCTTAAGCGGCTAACAGTTTCTTTGCTGATCACGGGTATCTCCTCCCTCCCGACACTGAATCGCGGAGTATGAGCGGCTAGCGTCCCATGATCGTCCCAGGCCACAAGCGTATGAGCTGATCTGCGGCCACAACGAAAACCACAACGAACAAGGCCCCGCACTTGATACAAGTGCGGGGCCTTCAAACGCCGGACTACGTTACAGGTAACGTAGTCCGTGTGCTAAACAGCTAACTGGCTTAGAAGCGGTGACGCAGGCCTGCCGTCACAGCGATCTGGCTGTTGCTCGATGATGCAGCACCCAGGCCATTGATGTTGGCAACCAGGCCCGAGCCTTCGTTCACGCGCTGATATTCACCTTGCAGGTAGATGTCAGTGCGCTTCGACAGCGAGTAAGCGGTTTGCAGATTGAACTGGTTCCACTTAGGACGCACGCCTGCGAGGCTGGCTTGCGTGTAAGTGTACGAACCAGCGACGCTGACTGCCGGTGTAATGGCATAGCGGCCATTAACTTCAAAGTTTTGGAAGTGAGCGCTGTCGTTCACCAGGCCAACGCCACCAGCGATGCCCGATGCGCTGGCACCGATGCCTACCAATTGCGACAGGTTGGTTTGTGTGTAAATGATGCCAGCGGTTGCCGGGCCGAACGCGTAGCTCAGGCCTGCACCCCACGTTTGCTGACGGGCAGCCGTGAACGTGTTGTCGCCAGCTACTGCGCCGCCTGTGTTCGAAATGGTTGTTGCGCCCGGTGCGAAGCTGTTGTTCAGTTGCAGGTAAGCAGCAGCGATGTTCAGGCCACCGTAGTTATACGATGCACCAGCGCTGTACGAACGGTTGTTGGCAAAGCCGCCTGCTTCGTTCGAGAAACCATACTGGGCACCAAAGCGGAAGCCCGAGTAGTTTGCGCTCTGGAACTTGACCGAGTTGTTGATGCGGAACGAGTTGTTCAGGTTGTCGTTGTCAAACGGGTGAGCGAACTGCGTGCCGCCGTATTGTGTGCCTGTCAGTGCCAGAGGGCCCAGATAGTCAACTACGCTGTCGTACTGACGACCCAGCGATACGGTGCCGAATTCATTGCTCGACAGACCAACGTAAGCTTGACGGCCGAATTCGCGGCTGTTTTGTCCAAGGTTACCGTTCTGGATCGAGAAGCCGTTTTCCAAAACGAACACAGCCTTCAAACCACCACCCAGGTCTTCTGCACCACGCAGGCCCCAACGGCTGCCATTGACCTGGCCGCTTGTCGCTTGCCAGTTTGAATGACCACCTTGGTTGTTTGTGTAAGTGATGCCAGCGTCGATCAGGCCATACAGCGTGACGCTGCTTTGTGCGTGAGCTGCTGTAGCAAAAACGCCCGTCAGGGCTGCGACCAGAAGTGTCTTTTTCATCTTTGTAACTCCGAGAGCAGGGAAGAGCCTAAAAACTCAGGCTTGGGGGAAACCATCACGCAGGCGCTCAATCAGTCAGCGAATTTGCGTGACAACGCGTGTAACTGCAATGCGTTCGTTTCCGGACAGGCAGAGTGTAGTGACGGGCTACTCAAACAGACCTTCCGATTTCCGCAATAAAGTATTTCGAGATACGTGATTTCCAAATGTTGTGTTTAAACTGTTGATATATAAGGATATTTATTTTTTTCGTTGTAATTTTTAGACATGTCAACCGTCTGGCGTTGTGCGCTTGCTACACTGGCAGAAATGGGGTGGCAATAGGGGAAAGCATGAAAAGATTGTTGCCCTATGCGGAATAGACGGTTGCGAATTGGGCGGTTTATCCGGTTAGGGCAGAACTTTATACTGCGGGCTCTGCGGTGACTCGCAGGCTTTTTCATTCAGAAAAAGATCTCCAAGCCTTATCGGCGCGACTTTTCAGTCGCGCTTTTTTTTGGACAGACAGGTGGGGCGATACGTTGTCCCGAGCGCGGAGGGTGTGTCTGGCGGGAGCGTCAGTTCGTCTTCCATAACGTAACGGGGTGCGCTTGTTGCTGAAGCCAGCCGCTTTTGCCCATGATTGGTTGCCTGTGACGTTTGGTTCGGCACGGGTTAGCCAGGCAAAAATGGGTCGAAATTCGATGGAGACGATGGCGTGTCATATTGCATTGGCTATCGCATTGACTGGCGTTTAATAATTTCGCGTAGCACTATAGAAGCAATCAGTAGAAATGCTGATTAAAAATACGCCTGGTTAAACGAAGAAATCGAAGAGCGTAGAAATCTGACGGGCTTTGATTGCCAGTTTCGGATTCACTTTGAACTGAATGCATAAAAGCGGCCATGCCTGAAATGGAATTTTTTAGCAAGCTCACTATATCTGGAGGCTACTGCGTTTGCGCCTTAATCCGCGTGGCCTGCGCTGCTGTAGCGAGCTTGAGCGGTTAAAAAATTTTCTTGACGGCCGCAGAACCTTCCCCGTATAACAACTCAGCGTTATCTTGCCGGACAGGCATGGCACACAAGCAAATGCCATGTCCTTCCGGTAACAGAAGGGCGTTCCGTGGTCAGCATCAGGGTACTGCCCGTTTTAATTTAATTTCGAGGGAAACTGCATTATGGAAACTGGTATCGTCAAATGGTTCAACGATGCTAAAGGCTTTGGCTTTATTACATCGGATGCGGGTGGTGACGATCTGTTCGCACATTTTTCTGAAATTCGCACAGAAGGTTTCAAGTCGCTTAAAGAAAGCCAACGCGTTTCTTTCGAAATTAAAGCGGGGCCGAAAGGCAAGCAGGCCGCGAATATCCAGCCGCTATAAAAGCCAGGTTTTGCGGCTAGGCAATTAGCCGCAACACACAAAAACCCTCGTTGATCGAGGGTTTTTTTATTTCCGTTTCGAATCGCTTAGAGCGTGTATGGCGGGGCGAGCTCACCGCTTGCCTTGCGGCTCCATCTGGTTGCCGAACACGTGCTGTGCAAGGTTGGCTTTAGCGTGCCAGGTTCTCTGGAGATCAACTGGTGCATACTGGCCGCCTTTCCGATCATGCTTCACCCACGTCTTCTATCCCATGTCTGAACAGCTTTTGCAGGTTGCGGCAATTGATACGCCGATTGTCTTTGTCGATCTTGAAACCACGGGTGGGTCAGCCAGCGAGGACCGTATTACCGAAGTGGGTGTGGTCGAGCTTGGACCCCACGGTGTATCTCGCTGGAGCACGCTGCTTGACCCACAGCAACCGATTCCACCGTTTATCCAGCAATTGACTGGCATTACTGATGAAATGGTCGTGGGTGCGCCAACCTTCGAAGCCATCGCTCCGGCGTTGTTTGAGCGGTTGGAGGGCAAGCTGTTTATCGCGCATAACGCGAGCTTTGATCGCGGCTTTTTGCAAAGCGCGTTTCGCCGGGCGGGGTTCTCGTTTAACCCGGATGTGCTGTGTACCGTGCGGTTGTCGCGTGCGTTGTTTCCGGCTGAAAAGCGTCATGGGCTGGACGCGCTCGTTGAGCGGCATACGTTGGTGCCCACTGATCGCCATCGCGCGCTGGCCGATGCCGATTTGCTCTGGCAATTTTGGCAGCGACTGCATGAACTGGTTCCGCTTGAGCTCTTGCGTGGACAAATCGAGCGCACGATGCGGCGGTTTCGTCTGGCTGGCGATATCACCGAGGCGTTGCTTGAAACTGTGCCCACCGGTTGTGGCGTGTATGTGTTTTATGGCGAAGAGGATGTGCCGCTGTATGTTGGGCGCAGCGTCCGGCTGCGTCAGCGCGTGCGCACGCATTTGAGTGGCGAGCGGCGTTCGGCCAAAGAAATGCGGCTGGTGGCGCAGGTTCGGCGGGTTGAGTGGCGGGCGACAGGGGGTGAGTTGGGGGCGCTGCTGGCCGAAGCGCAGTGGATTGCGACGCTGCGGCCAGGCCACAATCGCCAGCCCCGTGCCAGCAAACGCGAGGTGGCCAGCACGCCTTGGCCGTTTGACGGGGCAGTGGTGTTTGCCGAGCGGGATGAGCGCAGCACCGGCGCACCTGAGCCGGTGTTTCATGTGATTGAGGGCTGGCGCTACCTCGGGCATGCGGCTTCACTTGAGCAGGCGAGGGCTTTGCTGGAACAGAGCCCGGCCGGCAGCGTCGATGTGCAGATCTACCGGATTTTGCAAGCGCATCTGGCGCGCGGCTTGCAGGTGACACCGCTGGCTGCGCCAGCCGGTGCGTGATTAACCGATGGCTCCAACACCGCCTGTTTGGCACACGTGGCTGAGTGCCTGGCTGAGGGCTTCGGTGTAACGCGTGTCATAGCGCGTGAGCGACTTCCAGTTAGCGATGCCAGCGGCGACTCGTGATGGGCAATCCGCCGTGGCGCGCAGGCCTTGCAGGCGGCTGAGGCTGACAAGCAGAGGTGAAGTGAGCTGTTCTAGCTGAGCCTGGGTGCGAGCAGAGGACGCTGGCGCGGGAGCCTCTTGTGGCGGTGTGCTGCGCCATGTATTGAATAAAGCTTGCTGCAGCGAGTGATTCGCTTCGATCTGATCCTGGAAGAATTCGCGGGCAAAAGCGGGATCGACATTGTTTGCTTTGGCGCGCCGGTTTACCTCGGCGAGCAAGCTGGCTGTGCGCTGTGGTTCGTTGACTGGTTGCTGGCTGGCCCACTTCAGGCGCGCGACGGGTTCCGCGAGCGCGAGACGCTGGGAGACCAATGCGATCAAGCTGGTTAGTGCCGTATCGTCGCTGCTCGCATGAGCCGCCGGGCAGAGTGCGATGACGGCGAAGAGCACCATGGCGCGGCAAGCGCCGGGACGAAAGCGTGATTTCATTGGAAGCAAGACCTAGGGAGAAAAGCAGGCAGGCACAAGTGCTGTGCTGTGCTCTGCTACTGGTATGGCTGGTGGATGATGCCCAGCGCGGGTTTAAATCTAAATGAATAAGCAGATACTGAATTAGCAACGCACGCAAAAAGGCTAATTTGTCATGAAACTGACAAATTAGCCTGATTTATCTGATGGCAGCAGAGATATAAATAAATAACGCATGAGGCGTTATTTTTGCCCCGGCGAATTACGTAGTTCATCAAAAAACGCGCGCACGTGCTCGGGCAGTTCTGCCCCCATAAACTCCACGCCAATCGGCTCTGGGTCAGGGCTGAGTACTTTGTCGGGTGACGGGATTTTCGCGCGTTTTGCATCCATGATCTTTCTCCAGTGTGGAGCGATTATCAATCGTGTCTCGTGCTTTGCGCTAGTGCGATGCGAGGAGTTTTTTGCTTTGTTGCATTAACCGCACAGTCACTCTTATATCAAATTGATTTAAACAAAACGTAACAATTATTCGGGCCGAAATGTGGTTTGCGTTATAGCGCTTTATTCAATGTATGCGGCATGTGTATCAAGGTCGCAAGGCTGGTGAACCAGGTTCCAGGTGATCGCTGTCACGCATGGATTGCTGGTTAGCATGATGGGTGGCTTGGGATTGGATCAGGCTTCAACGTGGAGTGAGGCGGGGGTTGCACTAGTTAGTCTGGTTGGGGATTCAGGTCGGCCGCGCTGTCGCAGCGAGCGGGATGGTATGCGGTGAAGGTTTTTTAACGGAGCCGCGCGCCGATTCCTGGCCCGGATGGTGCGTGGTGGTGGGCATCGGTGTTGCTGTCAGCCAATGTTGCCTTCGCCATGGCGAAGGCTTGCAGCAGGGGATGATTCGCTGGCTTTGACCTGGGATCTGGCCCGGTCCGCCATGCTGGCGGTGGGCGGGCAAATTGGGTCATAAGCGGTGGTCACAAAGTAGCCACAAGCGGGCTGGGTACTGCATGACTAGCGCTCGATGCGTCCGCGCCCATGCAGGGTGCGGACGCATTCTGTTAACAACAGGCCACGGAGGTTGAGCGTGCCGCGCTCACAGATAGCCCAGCGTAAAGGTCACGACTGCGTTTGCTGAACCTGCCTTGATCGTGCCCGTCCGGTAATAAGCCGCTTGCAGGTTGACGGCGACGTTGCCGCCGACACTGGAGTTGTAGCTGGCGATGGTCTGGTCAGTATCGAGTACGAGTGTTCCGCCTGAGCTGGTCATGAGTTTTACTGCTACTCCTGATGCGGTGGAACCATCGCTCAGGTTGACGATGCCCTTTGCTGCGTCGAGGACTTTGCCTGGCGCGTTGAGCTGATAACTGAGCTTTGTCAGGCCGGCCGGGCAATTGGTGAAGTTCAGCGTAAAGGGTGTTGCCTTGCCAGTTGAGCCGACCGACGCCATTGAACTCGCGCTTTGCGCACCCATCGGAACGGCGAGGTTCGGTACGGTGACGTTGCAGCCTGTCAGGGTGATGGGGGTAGCGGTGATCGAAACAGTGACTTTAGGGAGAGAGTCAGGTGAGTACAGGGTCTTTATGGGCCTAACACCGTCGTCTAGCAGGAGGCCGCCTATCTGGGCAATAGTGCGACGCGCCACCTGTCCAGTCCTGATTGCGCCTGTTTTGACAAAGAGCACATAGACCTCACCGCCAGTGTTACGACTAGTGCGGCAAATAGATCCTGTTTTCCAGCCGGTGCTGTTTGGTACTTTCGTACCACCGGACTTGCCGCCAAGATCCCAATAGCTCACGGCAGAATCTGTGCAGCCCGGGACGAGTGGGTGTACGCCAACCGCAATTCCGAGCCCTGGATGTCCCGTCTCGAAAACGGTGTAGGTGCTTTTGCCGTGCATGACCGTTATTCCTGCGTCTTTAAGGCCGGCTATTGGACGAAAAAGCACCCCCATGTTCATATTGACTATGCTGTCCGGTGTGCTGTTCTTTATGCAGCTCCACCATATTCCGCCGCTGGTGGCTGTCTGCCAGCTGCCGATTGCGCTGCCGACGGGCAACCGTGGATCCACTTTCGACAGATTCGCATTGAAGGAGATATCTCCTGGGCCGATGCCGTGACACGTGACCCCAGCATGCGCCTGGCTTACGCCTAGCAGCGAAACCCCTGAGACAACGGCCGCTGCCGCCCATTTCATCCATTTGCCGACATACTTTGCGCTTGGACTATTCATTTCATTTCTCCACAAAAATCAGTTTCTATCTCGTCAACCAAGCGGATGTCCGCTCGTGTGGTAGGTCTGACGATGATCGTTGCATGCTGGCCAGATGCCAGTACTAACCACTTAAATTGCGTGTTACTGCATTTATTTAGGCCCCCAGCCTTG is a genomic window of Paraburkholderia bonniea containing:
- the greB gene encoding transcription elongation factor GreB; translated protein: MNKAFVKESNEESDDGLDAAQPEMPAGAKNYITPAGYRRLRDELLHLIDEARPEVVRLVSWAASNGDRSENGDYIYGKRRLREIDRRIRFLTKRLDLAEVVDSSRQENVDQVFFGASVDYATPDGALHTVNIVGVDEIDLEHGRVSWISPVARALLKARIGEQVILHTPAGQQLIEVLEVRYPAPDTAA
- a CDS encoding chorismate mutase; this translates as MKSRFRPGACRAMVLFAVIALCPAAHASSDDTALTSLIALVSQRLALAEPVARLKWASQQPVNEPQRTASLLAEVNRRAKANNVDPAFAREFFQDQIEANHSLQQALFNTWRSTPPQEAPAPASSARTQAQLEQLTSPLLVSLSRLQGLRATADCPSRVAAGIANWKSLTRYDTRYTEALSQALSHVCQTGGVGAIG
- a CDS encoding transposase; this encodes MISKETVSRLSDEEWDKIKHLLPAPDARKSIGRPIISSRAVLDAIYWIEESGDRWIYLPPHFPPQQTCYTKYLKWKREGILQQIHALLGRSK
- a CDS encoding fimbrial protein, whose translation is MHGKSTYTVFETGHPGLGIAVGVHPLVPGCTDSAVSYWDLGGKSGGTKVPNSTGWKTGSICRTSRNTGGEVYVLFVKTGAIRTGQVARRTIAQIGGLLLDDGVRPIKTLYSPDSLPKVTVSITATPITLTGCNVTVPNLAVPMGAQSASSMASVGSTGKATPFTLNFTNCPAGLTKLSYQLNAPGKVLDAAKGIVNLSDGSTASGVAVKLMTSSGGTLVLDTDQTIASYNSSVGGNVAVNLQAAYYRTGTIKAGSANAVVTFTLGYL
- a CDS encoding cold-shock protein, translated to METGIVKWFNDAKGFGFITSDAGGDDLFAHFSEIRTEGFKSLKESQRVSFEIKAGPKGKQAANIQPL
- a CDS encoding exonuclease domain-containing protein; the protein is MSEQLLQVAAIDTPIVFVDLETTGGSASEDRITEVGVVELGPHGVSRWSTLLDPQQPIPPFIQQLTGITDEMVVGAPTFEAIAPALFERLEGKLFIAHNASFDRGFLQSAFRRAGFSFNPDVLCTVRLSRALFPAEKRHGLDALVERHTLVPTDRHRALADADLLWQFWQRLHELVPLELLRGQIERTMRRFRLAGDITEALLETVPTGCGVYVFYGEEDVPLYVGRSVRLRQRVRTHLSGERRSAKEMRLVAQVRRVEWRATGGELGALLAEAQWIATLRPGHNRQPRASKREVASTPWPFDGAVVFAERDERSTGAPEPVFHVIEGWRYLGHAASLEQARALLEQSPAGSVDVQIYRILQAHLARGLQVTPLAAPAGA
- a CDS encoding porin, whose translation is MKKTLLVAALTGVFATAAHAQSSVTLYGLIDAGITYTNNQGGHSNWQATSGQVNGSRWGLRGAEDLGGGLKAVFVLENGFSIQNGNLGQNSREFGRQAYVGLSSNEFGTVSLGRQYDSVVDYLGPLALTGTQYGGTQFAHPFDNDNLNNSFRINNSVKFQSANYSGFRFGAQYGFSNEAGGFANNRSYSAGASYNYGGLNIAAAYLQLNNSFAPGATTISNTGGAVAGDNTFTAARQQTWGAGLSYAFGPATAGIIYTQTNLSQLVGIGASASGIAGGVGLVNDSAHFQNFEVNGRYAITPAVSVAGSYTYTQASLAGVRPKWNQFNLQTAYSLSKRTDIYLQGEYQRVNEGSGLVANINGLGAASSSNSQIAVTAGLRHRF